One genomic window of Equus caballus isolate H_3958 breed thoroughbred chromosome 6, TB-T2T, whole genome shotgun sequence includes the following:
- the NACA gene encoding nascent polypeptide-associated complex subunit alpha isoform X3 has translation MPGEATETVPATEQELPQPQAETGSGTESDSDESVPELEEQDSTQATTQQAQLAAAAEIDEEPVSKAKQSRSEKKARKAMSKLGLRQVTGVTRVTIRKSKNILFVITKPDVYKSPASDTYIVFGEAKIEDLSQQAQLAAAEKFKVQGEAVSNIQENTQTPTVQEESEEEEVDETGVEVKDIELVMSQANVSRAKAVRALKNNSNDIVNAIMELTM, from the exons ATGCCCGGTGAAGCCACAGAAACCGTCCCTGCTACAGAGCAGGAGTTGCCACAGCCCCAGGCTGAGACAG GGTCTGGAACAGAATCTGACAGTGATGAATCAGTACCAGAGCTCGAGGAACAGGATTCCACACAGGCAACCACACAACAAGCCCAG CTGGCAGCAGCAGCTGAAATCGATGAAGAACCAGTCAGTAAAGCAAAACAGAGCCGGAGTGAAAAGAAGGCACGGAAg GCTATGTCAAAACTGGGTCTTAGACAGGTTACAGGAGTTACTAGAGTCACTATCCGGAAATCTAAGAATATCCTCTTTGTCATCACAAAACCAGACGTCTACAAGAGTCCAGCTTCAGATACCTACATAGTTTTTGGGGAAGCCAAG ATCGAGGATTTATCTCAGCAAGCACAGCTAGCAGCTGCTGAGAAATTCAAAGTTCAAGGTGAGGCTGTTTCAAACATTCAAGAAAACACACAGACTCCAACTGTACAAGAGGAGAGTGAAGAAGAAGAG GTTGATGAAACGGGTGTGGAAGTTAAGGACATAGAATTGGTCATGTCACAAGCAAATGTGTCAAGAGCAAAGGCAGTCCGAGCCTTGAAGAACAACAGTAATGATATTGTAAATGCTATTATG gaATTAACAATGTAA
- the NACA gene encoding nascent polypeptide-associated complex subunit alpha isoform X2 produces the protein MPGEATETVPATEQELPQPQAETGSGTESDSDESVPELEEQDSTQATTQQAQLAAAAEIDEEPVSKAKQSRSEKKARKAMSKLGLRQVTGVTRVTIRKSKNILFVITKPDVYKSPASDTYIVFGEAKIEDLSQQAQLAAAEKFKVQGEAVSNIQENTQTPTVQEESEEEEVDETGVEVKDIELVMSQANVSRAKAVRALKNNSNDIVNAIMVSVHSFIP, from the exons ATGCCCGGTGAAGCCACAGAAACCGTCCCTGCTACAGAGCAGGAGTTGCCACAGCCCCAGGCTGAGACAG GGTCTGGAACAGAATCTGACAGTGATGAATCAGTACCAGAGCTCGAGGAACAGGATTCCACACAGGCAACCACACAACAAGCCCAG CTGGCAGCAGCAGCTGAAATCGATGAAGAACCAGTCAGTAAAGCAAAACAGAGCCGGAGTGAAAAGAAGGCACGGAAg GCTATGTCAAAACTGGGTCTTAGACAGGTTACAGGAGTTACTAGAGTCACTATCCGGAAATCTAAGAATATCCTCTTTGTCATCACAAAACCAGACGTCTACAAGAGTCCAGCTTCAGATACCTACATAGTTTTTGGGGAAGCCAAG ATCGAGGATTTATCTCAGCAAGCACAGCTAGCAGCTGCTGAGAAATTCAAAGTTCAAGGTGAGGCTGTTTCAAACATTCAAGAAAACACACAGACTCCAACTGTACAAGAGGAGAGTGAAGAAGAAGAG GTTGATGAAACGGGTGTGGAAGTTAAGGACATAGAATTGGTCATGTCACAAGCAAATGTGTCAAGAGCAAAGGCAGTCCGAGCCTTGAAGAACAACAGTAATGATATTGTAAATGCTATTATGGTAAGCGTCCACTCCTTTATTCCTTGA
- the NACA gene encoding nascent polypeptide-associated complex subunit alpha isoform X1, whose amino-acid sequence MRRRMYSYLTPEGCLGKVAVACHCCLILCGDFRSQIKNSSVSCEACCTKLGCITHVCFFPSFSIPFCFSPLAVRSLSSALSVTAALGQPDPALPPPSSLAPQHCPLATPNQPPPFLSPSAVASTPFEAPFPQSSSGIALPLGSAPSLPDTPAFLPNLMGPPISPAALALASPMITPTLKGAHSSSAPLALVALAPHSVQKSYPPNPLSAPPSVAEAQSGSVRSLPAPIASPEPQASPIQAPSEVVPGPKGTPIPTGIVSAVPSHFITPLASVQSGVASCPQTLPPTPLTITSSQVKGIPVSSARTSPQNSLSLSLKGPLSPPAALSLPTETIPVTPNVPPVFLTSLGSNLAPLHQSSLGSPAQPSSQTGSNVLSDPIGHTISGDHSSIGVSYPSQRSVIPPLPSRSEVVPAAVADFPTGAPAPPLALSVDKGPSTITCIASCSPSGSSHLAPSSPLSPTAPLTLKGSPNATHHQPLVAQFPAASPGSPGLKEAPVSSVGTTPLVMTNLSTISATSTTFEVATCVSPVSSGPISKDSASPPVLGMAPVAPEELPTPQVTTTLGIPVSPLPASEDPKNLSASVLVKSPTQQDLQTVPASPVGAPVSPAQAGLPTKKDPTLLPLALAAPKSSPSPQSTSSSLEMALSPEATLAKKSLVEPVPVVKPASAIPSPLGVSSLTSIIKTDPYASTDPTGLPLKSSLTTPPVATFPLGSAATTEVAPTTAKVTSTPTTTASPFLEGGISLAPKSHPAKKGTSALTTLPLVPPTSESCPVAPPVTLSLQNDSASPATLSLAPEIPKSDPCPSLPPAGAPPQGAKKVHGISHTSALAPVASSPEGCPTEDLGASVTASPKGPYLADSPSPLGTSVSPQTTRPPTKEGSATSATPLTLDPSLSKCVLAIPDTSAGNLSSSVSPTDDSFLPEANLSFQVPKGSLAKKHSPTPPSPKAGIATPSPKETPTPLAITPSSPKGVPATPSWKDSTAAPPPKGAPTPPAVAPTSPKGGPATPSPKETPTPPAVAPPSSKEAPVTPSPKRAPTSPVLPPPSGKGGPATPPPEETPATPSPKGAPTPSALIPPSPKGASAIPSFKETSTPPAMTTSSPKEAPGTPSPKKSRATPPPRGASTRPAVTPSSPKGVPATSSPKETLPPSTATPSSPKGAPASPSPEEALTPPSLTGGPAAAVGKEPSATLSPKRALTTPAPKGTSATPPPKGAPATPAPKGASATPAPKGPSATPPPKGASATPAPKEPSVTPPPKGAPAPKEPSATLPPEGAPATPAPKEPSATPPPKGAPAPKEQSATPPPKGAPATPAPKEPSAIPPPKGASAIPTPKEPSATPPPKGASATPTPKEPSATPPPKGASATPAPKEPSATPPSKGAPATPAPKGASATPTPKEPSATPPPKGAPATPTPKEPSAIPPPKGAPATPTPKEPSATPPPKGASATPTPKEPSATPPPKGASATPAPKEPSATPPSKGAPATPAPKGASATPTPKEPSATPPPKGAPATPAPKEPSATPPPKGASATPAPKEPSATPPSKGAPATPAPKGASATPTPKEPSATPPPKGAPATPAPKEPSATPPPKGAPATPAPKEPSATPPSKGAPATPAPKGASATPTPKEPSATPPPKGAPATPTPKEPSAIPPPKGAPATPTPKEPSATPPPKGASATPTPKEPSATPPPKGAPATSAPKEPSETPCPKGATATPAPRRAPATPAPQEPSATPPPKGASATPSSKGAPTPSAVIPPSPKESPTHKGTSATSPTKRAPATLSPKGGPSPPVVIPPSPKETPNSPVSVTCPLESIAPQASKGSPKKKGPTALKADVAPAPESVPVITAPAQKDPPAKKSSATSPTVCPDPSAKNGTKGPFSTVAPAPLLTVSTQKGSSPKTPKALPISPLKGKDSVHSPKGPLAPPPESETSTPLAAAASEKVLPKAGSASVSPAPTPSVSLPLAPSPVPPLLPKQPFLPSSPGLVLESPRKPSAPADEDELPPLIPPEPISGGVPFQSVLVNMPTPKPAGIPAPAPSAKQPVLKNNKGSGTESDSDESVPELEEQDSTQATTQQAQLAAAAEIDEEPVSKAKQSRSEKKARKAMSKLGLRQVTGVTRVTIRKSKNILFVITKPDVYKSPASDTYIVFGEAKIEDLSQQAQLAAAEKFKVQGEAVSNIQENTQTPTVQEESEEEEVDETGVEVKDIELVMSQANVSRAKAVRALKNNSNDIVNAIMELTM is encoded by the exons ATGAGGAGAAGGATGTATTCTTACTTGACCCCTGAAGGATGTTTGGGGAAGGTTGCTGTTGCCTGTCACTGTTGTCTAATCCTGTGTGGTGACTTTCGTTCTCAGATTAAAAATTCCAGTGTTTCCTGTGAGGCATGTTGTACCAAGTTGGGCTGCATAACTCacgtttgtttttttccttccttttccatccccttttgcttttctcctctAGCTGTGCGTTCTCTGTCTTCAGCTTTGAGTGTCACTGCTGCCTTAGGGCAGCCTGaccctgcccttccccctccaTCCTCCCTGGCCCCCCAACACTGCCCTCTGGCAACCCCTAACCAGCCTccccccttcctttctccctctgctgtTGCCTCCACCCCTTTTGAAGCTCCTTTTCCCCAGTCATCCTCTGGGATAGCCCTGCCTTTGGGAtctgccccttccctccctgACACCCCAGCTTTCCTGCCAAACCTAATGGGGCCTCCCATCTCCCCAGCTGCCTTAGCTCTGGCCTCTCCCATGATTACTCCAACTCTGAAAGGTGCGCATTCCTCTTCAGCTCCCTTGGCTCTTGTGGCCTTGGCTCCCCACTCAGTGCAGAAGAGTTATCCACCTAATCCTCTTAGTGCACCTCCTTCAGTTGCTGAGGCTCAGTCAGGGTCAGTGAGATCTCTGCCAGCTCCCATTGCctccccagaaccacaggccTCTCCTATTCAAGCTCCCTCTGAAGTAGTCCCTGGTCCAAAAGGTACTCCCATTCCTACAGGTATAGTCAGTGCTGTTCCTTCCCATTTTATAACTCCATTGGCCTCTGTTCAATCTGGAGTAGCCTCGTGTCCTCAAACACTACCTCCCACTCCCCTAACCATCACTTCCTCTCAGGTCAAAGGCATCCCTGTTTCCTCAGCTCGGACTTCTCCACaaaactctctaagcctcagccTAAAGGGACCACTTAGTCCACCTGCTGCCTTATCTCTTCCAACTGAGACTATTCCTGTGACTCCCAACGTTCCCCCAGTTTTCCTCACTTCTTTGGGCTCTAATCTTGCACCTTTACATCAGAGTTCTCTTGGTTCTCCTGCCCAGCCTTCAAGTCAAACAGGCTCTAATGTTCTGTCAGATCCTATAGGGCATACCATTTCTGGAGATCATTCTTCTATCGGGGTCTCTTACCCTTCTCAGAGGTCTGTaattcctccccttccttccagaagtgaggtggttcctgctgcTGTGGCTGATTTTCCAACAGGGGCTCCAGCTCCCCCTCTGGCTCTGTCTGTTGACAAAGGCCCCTCTACCATCACGTGCATAGCTTCCTGCAGCCCTTCTGGCTCCTCACATTTAGCTCCATCTTCTCCATTATCTCCTACAGCCCCTCTCACTCTCAAAGGCTCTCCTAATGCCACTCATCATCAgcctttggtggcccagtttcctgctgcttctccaggGAGTCCAGGCTTGAAAGAAGCTCCTGTTTCTTCTGTTGGAACCACCCCACTTGTGATGACTAACCTCTCTACAATTTCTGCAACATCTACTACCTTTGAGGTAGCTACTTGTGTGTCTCCAGTTTCATCGGGTCCTATAAGTAAGGATTCAGCTTCCCCTCCTGTCTTGGGTATGGCGCCTGTGGCTCCCGAAGAGCTTCCTACTCCTCAAGTAACAACCACTCTAGGGATACCAGTCTCTCCTTTGCCAGCCTCTGAGGACCCCAAAAATCTTTCTGCTTCAGTACTAGTAAAGTCTCCAACACAGCAAGATCTCCAGACTGTACCTGCCTCTCCTGTAGGAGCCCCTGTTTCACCAGCCCAGGCAGGACTCCCTACCAAGAAAGACCCTACTCTACTACCACTGGCCCTGGCAGCACCTAAAAGTTCCCCCTCTCCCCAAAGTACATCTTCTTCTCTGGAGATGGCTCTTTCTCCTGAAGCCACCTTAGCAAAGAAAAGCCTTGTAGAGCCTGTCCCTGTGGTTAAGCCAGCCAGTGCTATTCCCTCTCCTCTGGGTGTTAGCTCCTTAACTTCTATAATCAAGACAGATCCTTATGCAAGCACAGACCCCACTGGTCTGCCTCTCAAAAGTTCTCTCACTACCCCACCTGTAGCTACATTTCCTTTGGGAAGTGCTGCCACCACTGAGGTGGCTCCTACAACTGCCAAAGTTACTTCCACTCCTACAACTACAGCCAGCCCTTTTCTAGAAGGAGGTATCTCTTTAGCTCCTAAAAGCCACCCAGCCAAGAAGGGTACTTCTGCTCTTACTACTTTACCTTTGGTTCCTCCAACCTCTGAAAGTTGCCCTGTGGCTCCACCTGTGACTTTATCCCTCCAGAATgattctgcttctccagccactCTGTCACTGGCCCCTGAAATTCCCAAGTCTGACCCTTGTCCCTCTCTTCCCCCAGCTGGTGCTCCTCCTCAAGGTGCAAAGAAAGTTCATGGTATCTCTCATACCTCAGCTTTGGCACCTGTGGCTTCCTCTCCTGAAGGGTGCCCAACTGAGGACCTTGGTGCTTCTGTTACTGCATCTCCCAAAGGACCTTACTTAGCTGACTCCCCATCTCCTTTAGGGACTAGTGTGTCTCCTCAGACTACAAGACCTCCAACCAAGGAAGGTTCAGCTACTTCTGCTACTCCCTTAACTCTTGATCCTTCTCTTTCTAAATGTGTACTTGCTATCCCTGATACTTCCGCTGGAAATCTCTCATCATCTGTTTCTCCAACTGATGATTCCTTTCTTCCAGAGgccaatctttcttttcaagTCCCTAAAGGATCACTAGCCAAGAAGCATTCCCCTACTCCTCCTTCCCCCAAAGCGGGGATAGCAACCCCATCCCCTAAAGAGACCCCCACTCCCCTAGCTATAACTCCTTCTTCACCCAAAGGAGTCCCAGCAACTCCATCCTGGAAAGACTCTACAGCTGCCCCACCTCCCAAGGgggcccccacccccccagctgTGGCTCCTACCTCCCCCAAAGGGGGCCCAGCAACTCCATCCCCTAAAGAGACTCCCACTCCCCCAGCTGTGGCTCCTCCCTCCTCTAAAGAGGCCCCAGTCACCCCATCCCCTAAAAGAGCCCCCACTTCCCCAGTTTTGCCTCCTCCGTCTGGAAAAGGGGGCCCAGCAACCCCACCCCCTGAAGAGACCCCAGCTACCCCATCTCCCAAAGGAGCCCCTACTCCCTCAGCTCTGattcctccctctcccaaagGGGCCTCAGCAATTCCATCTTTCAAAGAGACCTCCACTCCCCCAGCTATGACTACTTCCTCCCCCAAAGAAGCCCCAGGAACCCCATCCCCTAAAAAGTCCCGGGCTACCCCACCCCCCAGAGGGGCCTCCACTCGCCCTGCTGTAACTCCTTCCTCCCCCAAAGGGGTCCCAGCAACTTCATCTCCCAAAGAGACCCTCCCTCCCTCAACTGCAACTCCTTCTTCCCCCAAAGGGGCCCCAGCTTCTCCATCCCCTGAAGAGGCCTtgactcctccctccctcacagggGGCCCAGCAGCTGCAGTTGGCAAAGAGCCCTCAGCTACCCTATCTCCCAAACGGGCTCTAACAACCCCAGCCCCCAAAGGGACCTCAGCTACCCCACCTCCCAAAGGAGCCCCAGCAACTCCAGCCCCCAAAGGGGCCTCAGCAACTCCAGCCCCCAAAGGGCCCTCAGCTACCCCACCTCCCAAAGGGGCCTCAGCAACTCCAGCCCCCAAAGAGCCCTCAGTGACTCCACCTCCCAAAGGGGCCCCCGCCCCCAAAGAGCCCTCAGCTACCCTGCCTCCCGAAGGGGCCCCAGCAACCCCAGCCCCCAAAGAGCCCTCAGCTACCCCACCTCCCAAAGGGGCCCCAGCCCCCAAAGAGCAGTCAGCGACCCCACCTCCCAAAGGGGCCCCAGCCACCCCAGCCCCCAAAGAGCCCTCAGCTATCCCACCTCCCAAAGGGGCCTCAGCAATTCCAACCCCCAAAGAGCCCTCAGCTACCCCACCTCCCAAAGGGGCCTCAGCAACTCCAACCCCCAAAGAGCCCTCAGCTACCCCACCTCCCAAAGGGGCCTCAGCAACTCCGGCCCCCAAAGAGCCCTCAGCTACCCCACCTTCCAAAGGGGCCCCAGCAACTCCGGCCCCCAAAGGGGCCTCAGCAACTCCAACCCCCAAAGAGCCCTCAGCTACCCCACCTCCCAAAGGGGCCCCAGCAACTCCAACCCCCAAAGAGCCCTCAGCTATCCCACCTCCCAAAGGGGCCCCAGCAACTCCAACCCCCAAAGAGCCCTCAGCTACCCCACCTCCCAAAGGGGCCTCAGCAACTCCAACCCCCAAAGAGCCCTCAGCTACCCCACCTCCCAAAGGGGCCTCAGCAACTCCGGCCCCCAAAGAGCCCTCAGCTACCCCACCTTCCAAAGGGGCCCCAGCAACTCCGGCCCCCAAAGGGGCCTCAGCAACTCCAACCCCCAAAGAGCCCTCAGCTACCCCACCTCCCAAAGGGGCCCCAGCAACCCCAGCCCCCAAAGAGCCCTCAGCTACCCCACCTCCCAAAGGGGCCTCAGCAACTCCGGCCCCCAAAGAGCCCTCAGCTACCCCACCTTCCAAAGGGGCCCCAGCAACTCCGGCCCCCAAAGGGGCCTCAGCAACTCCAACCCCCAAAGAGCCCTCAGCTACCCCACCTCCCAAAGGGGCCCCAGCAACCCCAGCCCCCAAAGAGCCCTCAGCTACCCCACCTCCCAAAGGGGCCCCAGCAACTCCGGCCCCCAAAGAGCCCTCAGCTACCCCACCTTCCAAAGGGGCCCCAGCAACTCCGGCCCCCAAAGGGGCCTCAGCAACTCCAACCCCCAAAGAGCCCTCAGCTACCCCACCTCCCAAAGGGGCCCCAGCAACTCCAACCCCCAAAGAGCCCTCAGCTATCCCACCTCCCAAAGGGGCCCCAGCAACTCCAACCCCCAAAGAGCCCTCAGCTACCCCACCTCCCAAAGGGGCCTCAGCAACTCCAACCCCCAAAGAGCCCTCAGCTACCCCACCTCCCAAAGGGGCCCCAGCAACCTCAGCCCCCAAAGAGCCCTCGGAGACCCCATGTCCCAAAGGAGCCACAGCAACTCCAGCGCCCAGAAGGGCCCCAGCAACCCCAGCCCCCCAAGAGCCCTCAGCTACCCCACCTCCCAAAGGGGCCTCAGCGACTCCATCCTCCAAAGGGGCCCCTACTCCCTCAGCTGtgatccctccctcccccaaagagTCCCCAACCCACAAAGGAACCTCAGCAACTTCACCCACCAAAAGAGCCCCAGCTACCCTATCCCCCAAAGGGGGCCCCTCTCCCCCTGTTGTGATTCCTCCTTCTCCCAAAGAGACTCCCAATTCCCCAGTTTCAGTCACATGTCCCTTGGAGTCCATTGCCCCTCAGGCATCTAAAGGGTCCCCGAAGAAGAAAGGCCCCACAGCTCTCAAAGCAGATGTTGCCCCAGCTCCAGAAAGTGTACCAGTCATCACAGCTCCCGCTCAGAAAGATCCACCAGCCAAGAAGAGTTCTGCTACttcacctactgtgtgcccagatCCCTCAGCTAAGAATGGTACTAAAGGACCCTTTTCTACAGTAGCTCCAGCCCCTCTGCTGACGGTCTCCACTCAGAAAGGCTCTTCTCCAAAGACTCCAAAAGCCCTCCCTATTTCTCCCTTAAAAGGCAAAGATTCTGTCCATTCCCCAAAGGGCCCCTTAGCTCCTCCTCCTGAGTCTGAGACATCCACCCCTCTAGCAGCAGCAGCCTCTGAGAAGGTCCTTCCTAAAGCTGGATCCGCATCTGTCTCCCCAGCACCCACTCCATCAGTCTCTCTGCCTCTTGCACCCTCCCCAGTTCCCCCTCTGCTTCCTAAACAGCCATTTCTGCCGTCCTCACCTGGGCTGGTGCTGGAATCACCCCGTAAGCCCTCAGCCCCTGCTGATGAGGATGAGCTGCCGCCTCTGATTCCCCCGGAACCAATCTCGGGGGGAGTGCCTTTCCAGTCGGTCCTCGTCAACATGCCCACCCCCAAACCTGCTGGgatccctgccccagccccctctgccaAGCAGCCTGTTCTGAAGAACAACAAGG GGTCTGGAACAGAATCTGACAGTGATGAATCAGTACCAGAGCTCGAGGAACAGGATTCCACACAGGCAACCACACAACAAGCCCAG CTGGCAGCAGCAGCTGAAATCGATGAAGAACCAGTCAGTAAAGCAAAACAGAGCCGGAGTGAAAAGAAGGCACGGAAg GCTATGTCAAAACTGGGTCTTAGACAGGTTACAGGAGTTACTAGAGTCACTATCCGGAAATCTAAGAATATCCTCTTTGTCATCACAAAACCAGACGTCTACAAGAGTCCAGCTTCAGATACCTACATAGTTTTTGGGGAAGCCAAG ATCGAGGATTTATCTCAGCAAGCACAGCTAGCAGCTGCTGAGAAATTCAAAGTTCAAGGTGAGGCTGTTTCAAACATTCAAGAAAACACACAGACTCCAACTGTACAAGAGGAGAGTGAAGAAGAAGAG GTTGATGAAACGGGTGTGGAAGTTAAGGACATAGAATTGGTCATGTCACAAGCAAATGTGTCAAGAGCAAAGGCAGTCCGAGCCTTGAAGAACAACAGTAATGATATTGTAAATGCTATTATG gaATTAACAATGTAA